The Sorghum bicolor cultivar BTx623 chromosome 6, Sorghum_bicolor_NCBIv3, whole genome shotgun sequence genome contains the following window.
GTTACAGCCCACATCCAAAGCCGACCTGTTTCTAACCCCAACCCAAATAACCCATTTCGACCCAACCCATTAGCAGGACGAGGTGACGTGGCGCGTCAGCAGTTCAGCTTTCTGTCCGTCCTGGTGCCGGCGACGTCGCATCTTTCTCCCGCACCTTCGGATCGTATGCCACTTCAGACGCCATGGCCGTGGCTCCGCCTCTCTCCACCCTCGTCTCCCGAACTCTAACCTCAAACCCGTACCTCCCGCCGCGGACCCACGGTGGCGTGGCTCATGCGCGGACGCGGGCTCTGATCCCGACACCGGCTGCGGCGTGCGCCTTCCGTTCCAGTTCCCGTGTTCGCGCCACCGCCAGTGGCGCGaagcccccgccgccgccgccgctgctgccgccTTATCCTCTGGCCGATGTCTTCCCCTACATTACCGCCGAGTGGGAGACCGTCGCGAAGGGTTGGGcgtgcgccgccgtcgccgtatACTGCCTCTCCCGCGCCGTGCCCGCcgcggggcgcctgccgcgcgcgctcgccagcggcggcggcggcggcggagggggcGCGGCTGTTGAGGTGGCGGCCAAGGGCGGGGTCACCCTCGCTGCGGTCGCAtcggcgcgcgccgccgccgcgtacgCGCAACAGGCGTTCCTCTGGGAGGCGGCGCTGCGGGCGGCGGGGCGGCTCCGGGAGCGCGCCTTCGAGCGCCTCCTGGAGCGCGACCTCGCGTTCTTCGAGGGCAGGGGAGGGGTGGCTACGGGCGACATCGCGCACCGGATCACCGACGAGGCCGACGATGTCGCGGACGCCGTATTCTCCGTGCTCAACGTGAGGTTGCTAGAGCCTTGCATTCGTCCTTAGTTCTATCTGTTGCCGATTGACTCGCACTCGCTACAGTGAACAACAAACCTTTGTAGAAATGCCTTCTTAGATGTGTAGATTGCCATGTTTGTTAGTTTTATGGAATGTAGGTTAGCTGTTTGAGGAAATGCCTGCATAGCAGTTAGTTAATTGTTGATTTGGTAGTCTGGAGATTCAAAATTTGAACTTTCTGaatttgagtttttttttcagattttcacTACCACTAGTAAGCATCTGGTTACCAGTTAAATTTTCACTAAATTTGATTGCACTTTCTGATCTTCAAATATGTTGATTACTTCTTCAATCATGGATGCAAAAACCTCCAAAATaacataagagcatctccaacaatccCCCAATATGACCCCTCATCCCTATAAAACGATGATATTGGGAGAGATGATCACTTTTTCCTTCTCCAACAATCTCCCAATATGGCCCTTTTTTTATGGTGGCCACCAAAAAAGCACACATCTCCCCTCAAATGAAGGGGAGTTGCATCTCCCCCAATAGCTTGGACCCACCACAACTGTCTGTTCTTCCTCCTTTCTCACCATTGCTGCGCCGCAAACGAAGGAGGAGATGTGGTCCCAATGGGAGGAgatgaaagaaaaaaagaaaacagaaaaaaaataaattggtAGTGACAAGTAGGTCCCACATACTGGGGGAGattattagagcaactccaagagttcACCAAAAATTTACCCTCCCAAAATAATATGTTGGGGGTCtgcaaaatatttcttttcccaAAATCAAGTCCTCCTACAGCAGTTCTCCAATATTTTCGAGTTCTACCACATCGCAATTAGTAGGATTGAGATCAGAATAGTTGGATCGGTGGCACTGCACCTACATTTCCTTGGTTGAGAACAAACTATATCATCAAGTTAGCTAGGTTTGGCCTTTGTTTTTTTTCATGCAAATATTTAAGCCACACATGGCAATAAAATATTGGCAGCTGGTGATATTTCCTTGTTTTTTTATTTGCTTCGTTGTTGCCGGCAGCAATCACTGGCCGAGGAGTGCCACACGTATCGCTGCCCTCACGAGAGACCCACACAGAGTAGCCAGCCAGTGAATTTGCATGCACGGGAGAGAATTGGGGAGCTTCAGCGTGTTGCAGATATGAGGGCCGCGGGGGAGAAATTTGGGGGAGCGGTAATTTTGGGAGAAACAAAGGGGAGCTGTTGGAGACAAAATTTACACCTCAGTTTCTAAAATTTCGTTTTGGGGCTGTGGTTGGGcatctcttggagttgctcttagtgaTCTGCTGTAGCACCTCCCCCAATAAGTTTAGAAAATGATATTGGGCCACCCCAATACCATCTTATTGGGAGAGTTGTATTGGGgagctgttggagatgctctaacttaCTATGGCTGCTGTAGTGGTAACAGTCGAGTGTCCAACTCCCCGCCAGTTGTGCTGATGCATGGTACTTTGCACATAAATGGATTCTGACTACTAATTTGACACAGACGATTGTGCCGACAAGCTTGCAATTGATAACAATGTCCATTCAGATGGTGACAATCAATCCCATGCTCTCATTGCTTGCAGCAACGGTAGCCAAGTTCACAGTTCATATTGTTGTTTCATAATCACTTCTGTTTGCATTGTTTAATTTCCATTGTATAAACAGGtaattccatgcatgtgcttcGTCATAGTCAACCTTGGTAAAAGACTTCGTCAAATATCCAAGGAGGCGCATCTTAGCCTCGCCATGCTCACAGCATATCTCAACGATGTCTGGTTTAGTCGTAATTATTTGTTCGCTTGCATATGAAAAATAATCAACGGTTGTGCAAGGGCCTCTATTTACAACTTTATGAATTTCCTTTGTAGGTACTTCCGTCTATGCTCACTGTGAAGGCAAACAATGGGGAACTTAAGGAGATGATGAGATTCCAAAAGTTAGCTCGTGTTGATCTAAAGAATAATTTGAGTAAGAAGAAAATGAAGACTCTTATACCTCAGGCTGTTCGAGCAACATACATTGGGGGCCTGCTTATGCTTTGTGCTGGGTCAGTAGTTGTTTCAGGCACATCCTTTAATGCTGAAGAGTTTCTGTCTTTTCTGACAGCACTTGCTCTTGTTGTGGAACCTATTCAGGTCAGTTGAACATTTACACTAATTAGTTTCCTATTGTGTATGTTGCTTTctcacctttttttttcttgtatgAGAAGTTACACACTTACACTACCTATTTTAAAACAAAATGGATAAACATATGCAATTATGCAAATAAGATAATTGCATGGATTGTAAAATTGTATTAATAAATTTCAAGTACGCCTTGCACAGTGATAATGTTCATGCAATTCGGTTTCCTAGATAATTACAAAGTTCCTTTCTCCATCCAATGGGAGCATTGAGCATCTTCCCCGGAAGACTTCGTCTCATGTATAGGAATTATCAAAGGGTGTTTGCATTGAAAGCTGAAGAGATGgttattgtttttttttctcgaacatgcAGGAGAACtgtgtatcattatattaagaagaataaAAAGGGGGAAAAGAAACCCCATACAACACCACATGCTCACGCCTTGGACTCTAAGAGATGGTTATTGTGTTTGAGAAAAGTTTCAAAAATTATATAGAATATGTGATATTACATTTACCTTCGTTCCtaatgttttcttgcatgtagtCATGTGCCACTTCTTTTGTATTAAGAATGATCTTGATTAGTTCTAATTGCAGTTTGTTCAAATGCATAGGACGCAGGGAAGGCATATAATGAATATAAGCAAGGACAACCAGCATTAGAACGCATATTTGATCTTATGAGGTTCAAGCCTGAGGTATCACTATCTCTTGTTTCTTATTGATTgatttttcctttttcattataTTATAAGAAGGTATTTGGTAACCTATACTATCCAAAACTATATTGATCTATTCTCAATACAAAAGAAAAATCTTGAACATGCAGGAGAGGTGCATTGAAATAGAGACAATGGTTCATTACACAGTAGTGAGAAAAACCTGGACGAGCCATCGACTAAATCAATTCACAGTAGTAACACATCTGGAGGCCGAATCACCTAATAGAACACAAACCTGCTTAGcaaataaaattatattttttcaaaaaaaaaacttggctGGTGGCAGTAAGACCTCCCCACGTGATTATACTAGCTGAGAAAAAACCCAAACCCCAGCTCCACCCTATGGGAAGATCACATTGCAACTGAGCCCAAACCAAACCACAAGCAGACGTCACCATAGGCCGGCACCTGGCATTATTTTTGTTGGATTGCCAgcgagggtttttttttttgccacgaGGATTTTAACACTGGTTGGTGTCTTTGTTAACAGAACACGCTTtccccctcttaatgaaaaaagTGCTTAGGCACGGTCGCTAAAAAAACAGAACACACTTTCCTAGCAAATAGCCAAATACACAGGTAGTTAAGCGGTGATGGGTAGACTCATTAGTTTGTTCACAAAGCGAGTATGTCTCCAGGTGATGAAGACATCTTCAAGCTAAACGGTGAGCTGTTCAATAGAGGTT
Protein-coding sequences here:
- the LOC8155297 gene encoding ABC transporter B family member 29, chloroplastic isoform X2; this translates as MAVAPPLSTLVSRTLTSNPYLPPRTHGGVAHARTRALIPTPAAACAFRSSSRVRATASGAKPPPPPPLLPPYPLADVFPYITAEWETVAKGWACAAVAVYCLSRAVPAAGRLPRALASGGGGGGGGAAVEVAAKGGVTLAAVASARAAAAYAQQAFLWEAALRAAGRLRERAFERLLERDLAFFEGRGGVATGDIAHRITDEADDVADAVFSVLNTIVPTSLQLITMSIQMVTINPMLSLLAATVIPCMCFVIVNLGKRLRQISKEAHLSLAMLTAYLNDVLPSMLTVKANNGELKEMMRFQKLARVDLKNNLSKKKMKTLIPQAVRATYIGGLLMLCAGSVVVSGTSFNAEEFLSFLTALALVVEPIQDAGKAYNEYKQGQPALERIFDLMRFKPEVTDKPRAIHLQSVNGDIKFHDVTFRYVDGMPPVADGVNLHIRPGEIIAFVGPSGGGKTTLAKLLLRLYHPQSGYILLDNHDIQDIQLQCLRTHIAFVSQDTMLFSGTIAENIAYRDPVGDINMNRVEYAAKIANAEEFIKMLPEGYHSNVGQRGSSLSGGQKQRLSIARAIYQNSSILIMDEATSALDIRSELLLKEALSNLITKHSVTEMVLMADRIISLERGELREMSKSAFLSQDDRFSSPKIRSPN
- the LOC8155297 gene encoding ABC transporter B family member 29, chloroplastic isoform X3 — translated: MAVAPPLSTLVSRTLTSNPYLPPRTHGGVAHARTRALIPTPAAACAFRSSSRVRATASGAKPPPPPPLLPPYPLADVFPYITAEWETVAKGWACAAVAVYCLSRAVPAAGRLPRALASGGGGGGGGAAVEVAAKGGVTLAAVASARAAAAYAQQAFLWEAALRAAGRLRERAFERLLERDLAFFEGRGGVATGDIAHRITDEADDVADAVFSVLNVLPSMLTVKANNGELKEMMRFQKLARVDLKNNLSKKKMKTLIPQAVRATYIGGLLMLCAGSVVVSGTSFNAEEFLSFLTALALVVEPIQDAGKAYNEYKQGQPALERIFDLMRFKPEVTDKPRAIHLQSVNGDIKFHDVTFRYVDGMPPVADGVNLHIRPGEIIAFVGPSGGGKTTLAKLLLRLYHPQSGYILLDNHDIQDIQLQCLRTHIAFVSQDTMLFSGTIAENIAYRDPVGDINMNRVEYAAKIANAEEFIKMLPEGYHSNVGQRGSSLSGGQKQRLSIARAIYQNSSILIMDEATSALDIRSELLLKEALSNLITKHSVTVIIIAHRQEMVLMADRIISLERGELREMSKSAFLSQDDRFSSPKIRSPN
- the LOC8155297 gene encoding ABC transporter B family member 29, chloroplastic isoform X1 translates to MAVAPPLSTLVSRTLTSNPYLPPRTHGGVAHARTRALIPTPAAACAFRSSSRVRATASGAKPPPPPPLLPPYPLADVFPYITAEWETVAKGWACAAVAVYCLSRAVPAAGRLPRALASGGGGGGGGAAVEVAAKGGVTLAAVASARAAAAYAQQAFLWEAALRAAGRLRERAFERLLERDLAFFEGRGGVATGDIAHRITDEADDVADAVFSVLNTIVPTSLQLITMSIQMVTINPMLSLLAATVIPCMCFVIVNLGKRLRQISKEAHLSLAMLTAYLNDVLPSMLTVKANNGELKEMMRFQKLARVDLKNNLSKKKMKTLIPQAVRATYIGGLLMLCAGSVVVSGTSFNAEEFLSFLTALALVVEPIQDAGKAYNEYKQGQPALERIFDLMRFKPEVTDKPRAIHLQSVNGDIKFHDVTFRYVDGMPPVADGVNLHIRPGEIIAFVGPSGGGKTTLAKLLLRLYHPQSGYILLDNHDIQDIQLQCLRTHIAFVSQDTMLFSGTIAENIAYRDPVGDINMNRVEYAAKIANAEEFIKMLPEGYHSNVGQRGSSLSGGQKQRLSIARAIYQNSSILIMDEATSALDIRSELLLKEALSNLITKHSVTVIIIAHRQEMVLMADRIISLERGELREMSKSAFLSQDDRFSSPKIRSPN